Proteins from a single region of Apium graveolens cultivar Ventura chromosome 7, ASM990537v1, whole genome shotgun sequence:
- the LOC141672296 gene encoding C-type lectin receptor-like tyrosine-protein kinase At1g52310, which yields MERQLLYSQFLSLLVGCFVLNFGESSRVLVASSGNDTSSAGLCPSNWTLSPSKQKCFRYIENSTSWEKSENHCQGNDGHLAAVDSLQELRFVQKLCGEVGNGCWVGGRSNNSTIAVDWRWSDNTSWNETIIPQTHLRSSCKNLACQNEEKLSLCTLTSTNGTNLNTGRCNSSHAYICMIYIENKCHHKHCHREYLISLAVVSGVILCTTLGVVVWLLVFKRSKRRKKSRKLSNPAASALVPPSWKIFTREELRSITKNFSEGNRLLGDAKTGGTYSGLLPDGSRVAVKRLKRSSFQRKKEFYTEIGRVARLHHPNLVSMKGCCYDHGDRYIVYEFIIHGPLDRWLHHIPKGGRSLDWVMRMKVATTLAQGIAFLHDKVKPQVVHRDIRACNVLLDEDFGAHLMGVGLSKFVPWEVMHERTVMAGGTHGYLAPEFVYKNELTTKSDVYSFGVLLLEIVTGRRPAQAVDSVGYQSIFEWATPLAQSHRYLELLDPLISSSSSHIPEAGIIQKVVDLVYSCTQHVPSMRPRMSHVVHQLQQLA from the exons ATGGAAAGGCAGCTCCTTTATTCTCAGTTTCTTTCTCTTTTGGTGGGTTGCTTTGTGCTTAACTTTGGAGAGTCCAGCAGG GTGTTGGTAGCTTCTTCTGGTAATGATACTAGTAGTGCAG GACTCTGCCCTTCCAATTGGACTTTGAGCCCGAGTAAGCAAAAGTGTTTTCGTTATATAGAAAACTCTACATCATGGGAAAAATCGGAGAACCATTGTCAAGGTAATGATGGGCACCTAGCGGCAGTTGATTCACTTCAGGAATTAAGATTTGTACAGAAGCTATGTGGTGAAGTTGGAAATGGATGCTGGGTTGGAGGCAGAAGCAACAACAGTACAATTGCTGTGGATTGGAGATGGTCAGATAATACATCTTGGAATGAAACTATTATTCCTCAGACACACCTCAGATCCAGTTGTAAAAATTTGGCATGCCAGAATGAAGAAAAGCTATCTTTGTGTACGCTAACTTCAACCAATGGGACAAATCTCAATACAGGGAGATGCAATTCATCGCATGCTTATATTTGTATGATTTATATAG AGAATAAATGTCATCATAAGCACTGTCACAGAGAGTATCTCATTAGCCTTGCTGTTGTTAGTGGAGTAATACTTTGCACAACTTTAGGTGTTGTGGTTTGGCTCTTGGTGTTTAAGCGGAGTAAAAGACGTAAAAAATCTCGCAAGCTGTCTAATCCAGCAGCATCAGCATTAGTCCCACCATCATGGAAAATATTCACACGCGAGGAATTAAGATCAATAACTAAGAATTTCAGTGAAGGAAACCGTCTTCTTGGGGATGCCAAAACAGGTGGCACATATAGCGGGCTTCTACCTGATGGTTCGAGGGTGGCAGTTAAGAGGTTGAAGAGGTCAAGTTTCCAAAGAAAAAAAGAATTCTATACTGAAATTGGTAGGGTTGCAAGACTTCATCATCCTAATTTGGTTTCCATGAAAGGATGCTGCTATGATCATGGTGATCGCTACATCGTGTACGAGTTCATAATACATGGGCCACTAGACAGATGGCTGCACCACATTCCTAAGGGAGGTAGAAGTTTAGACTGGGTCATGAGGATGAAAGTTGCCACCACTCTTGCTCAAGGAATAGC ATTTCTCCATGACAAGGTCAAACCGCAAGTTGTCCATCGAGATATTCGTGCATGTAACGTACTTCTTGATGAAGATTTTGGTGCACATTTGATGGGGGTTGGTCTGTCAAAGTTTGTGCCATGGGAAGTGATGCATGAAAGGACAGTTATGGCTGGTGGTACTCACGGTTACCTTGCTCCAGAATTTGTTTACAAGAATGAGCTAACAACTAAGAGTGATGTTTACAGCTTTGGCGTCTTGTTGCTTGAGATTGTCACTGGACGCAGACCAGCACAGGCTGTTGATTCAGTGGGCTATCAAAGTATATTTGAATGGGCTACACCTCTTGCCCAATCCCACCGGTACCTTGAGCTTCTGGACCCTCTCATATCTTCTTCTTCTTCGCATATTCCAGAAGCTGGAATCATTCAGAAGGTTGTTGACCTTGTTTATTCGTGCACACAGCATGTACCATCAATGCGGCCTAGAATGTCGCATGTTGTTCACCAGCTACAACAGTTGGCCTAG
- the LOC141672566 gene encoding allantoate deiminase 2 isoform X1, which yields MASLRPFYFHNTNIIFCVLFILFFSLAFSLQQSLLLISNDTYLDIDNSEVPKTELFPEILRDEAVGRLNELGQVSDAHGYLERTFLSHASVRAGKLISNWMEDSGLTTWVDSMGNVHGRVGGLNPSRKALLIGSHLDTVIDAGKFDGSLGIVSALSALKVLHVNGRLEKLRRPVEVIAFSDEEGVRFQSTFLGSGAIAGILPVSSLHIRDKSDVTVQGALKDKSIVTNEDSLLHLKYDPESVFAYIEIHIEQGPVLESVGLPLGVVKGIAGQTRLKVTVKGSQGHAGTVPMSMRQDPMPAAAELIVLLESLCRYPENFISYSGQCDASVVESLKGSLVCTVGEISSWPSASNVIPGQVTFTVDIRAMDDLGRAAIIYELSNRMYQVCDRRSVSCLVEPKHDANAVICDTGLSSQLKSAAYAAVKKMAGEDVGEVPVLMSGAGHDAMAMSHLAKVGMLFVRCRGGISHSPEEHVLDDDVWAAGLAILSYLETQM from the exons aTGGCTTCTCTCCGTCCTTTTTATTTCCACAACACAAATATTATATTTTGTGTTTTATTTATCTTGTTTTTCTCTCTAGCTTTCTCTCTTCAACAATCCCTTCTGCTCATTTCCAATGACACTTACTTGg ATATTGATAATTCTGAAGTTCCGAAGACTGAGTTGTTCCCGGAAATTTTGAGAGATGAGGCAGTTGGGAGACTTAATGAGCTTGGACAG GTAAGTGATGCACACGGTTATCTTGAGAGGACTTTCTTGAGCCATGCTTCTGTCAGGGCCGGAAAACTGATTTCCAATTGGATGGAGGATTCTGGCTTAACTAC GTGGGTGGACTCTATGGGAAATGTACATGGTCGAGTTGGAGGGCTGAACCCAAGCAGAAAGGCGCTTCTAATCGGTTCCCATTTG GATACTGTTATTGATGCTGGAAAGTTTGATGGTTCACTTGGCATAGTTTCTGCTCTGTCTGCATTAAAAGTTTTGCACGTCAATGGTAGACTAGAAAAGCTGAGACGGCCAGTTGAG GTGATTGCATTTAGCGATGAGGAAGGAGTTCGATTCCAGTCTACATTTCTAGGAAGTGGAGCTATTGCTGGTATACTACCAGTTTCATCATTGCACATACGTGATAAGAG TGACGTGACAGTTCAAGGTGCTCTAAAAGACAAATCAATTGTAACCAATGAAGATTCCCTTTTGCATCTCAAGTATGATCCTGAATCTGTTTTTGCCTACATTGAG ATCCACATTGAACAAGGACCTGTTCTAGAGTCAGTTGGTCTTCCTCTCGGTGTGGTAAAAGGAATTGCTGGACAGACGAGACTAAAG GTGACTGTGAAAGGTTCCCAAGGACATGCTGGTACAGTACCCATGTCAATGCGCCAAGATCCTATGCCTGCTGCAGCAGAATTGATTGTCTTGTTGGAGAGTCTTTGTAGATATCCAGAGAACTTTATATCTTACAGTGGTCAGTGTGATGCCTCTGTTGTGGAATCTCTTAAAGGTTCTCTTGTTTGTACTGTTGGAGAGATATCAAGCTGGCCAAGTGCAAGTAATGTTATTCCGGGACAG GTGACATTTACAGTAGATATACGTGCAATGGATGACTTGGGTAGAGCGGCTATTATTTATGAATTGTCAAATAGGATGTATCAAGTGTGTGATCGCCGTTCAGTTTCTTGCCTTGTTGAACCGAAG CATGATGCCAATGCAGTGATTTGTGATACTGGATTGAGTTCCCAGTTGAAATCCGCAGCATATGCTGCTGTAAAGAAAATGGCAGGCGAAGATGTAGGTGAAGTACCTGTGCTAATGAGTGGAGCTGGACACGATGCAATGGCAATGTCTCATCTAGCAAAG GTTGGCATGTTGTTTGTTCGTTGTCGTGGAGGAATAAGTCACTCCCCTGAAGAACATGTATTAGATGATGATGTCTGGGCAGCTGGTTTGGCAATCCTGTCATATTTGGAAACTCAAATGTAA
- the LOC141672566 gene encoding allantoate deiminase 2 isoform X2, producing the protein MVSDAHGYLERTFLSHASVRAGKLISNWMEDSGLTTWVDSMGNVHGRVGGLNPSRKALLIGSHLDTVIDAGKFDGSLGIVSALSALKVLHVNGRLEKLRRPVEVIAFSDEEGVRFQSTFLGSGAIAGILPVSSLHIRDKSDVTVQGALKDKSIVTNEDSLLHLKYDPESVFAYIEIHIEQGPVLESVGLPLGVVKGIAGQTRLKVTVKGSQGHAGTVPMSMRQDPMPAAAELIVLLESLCRYPENFISYSGQCDASVVESLKGSLVCTVGEISSWPSASNVIPGQVTFTVDIRAMDDLGRAAIIYELSNRMYQVCDRRSVSCLVEPKHDANAVICDTGLSSQLKSAAYAAVKKMAGEDVGEVPVLMSGAGHDAMAMSHLAKVGMLFVRCRGGISHSPEEHVLDDDVWAAGLAILSYLETQM; encoded by the exons ATG GTAAGTGATGCACACGGTTATCTTGAGAGGACTTTCTTGAGCCATGCTTCTGTCAGGGCCGGAAAACTGATTTCCAATTGGATGGAGGATTCTGGCTTAACTAC GTGGGTGGACTCTATGGGAAATGTACATGGTCGAGTTGGAGGGCTGAACCCAAGCAGAAAGGCGCTTCTAATCGGTTCCCATTTG GATACTGTTATTGATGCTGGAAAGTTTGATGGTTCACTTGGCATAGTTTCTGCTCTGTCTGCATTAAAAGTTTTGCACGTCAATGGTAGACTAGAAAAGCTGAGACGGCCAGTTGAG GTGATTGCATTTAGCGATGAGGAAGGAGTTCGATTCCAGTCTACATTTCTAGGAAGTGGAGCTATTGCTGGTATACTACCAGTTTCATCATTGCACATACGTGATAAGAG TGACGTGACAGTTCAAGGTGCTCTAAAAGACAAATCAATTGTAACCAATGAAGATTCCCTTTTGCATCTCAAGTATGATCCTGAATCTGTTTTTGCCTACATTGAG ATCCACATTGAACAAGGACCTGTTCTAGAGTCAGTTGGTCTTCCTCTCGGTGTGGTAAAAGGAATTGCTGGACAGACGAGACTAAAG GTGACTGTGAAAGGTTCCCAAGGACATGCTGGTACAGTACCCATGTCAATGCGCCAAGATCCTATGCCTGCTGCAGCAGAATTGATTGTCTTGTTGGAGAGTCTTTGTAGATATCCAGAGAACTTTATATCTTACAGTGGTCAGTGTGATGCCTCTGTTGTGGAATCTCTTAAAGGTTCTCTTGTTTGTACTGTTGGAGAGATATCAAGCTGGCCAAGTGCAAGTAATGTTATTCCGGGACAG GTGACATTTACAGTAGATATACGTGCAATGGATGACTTGGGTAGAGCGGCTATTATTTATGAATTGTCAAATAGGATGTATCAAGTGTGTGATCGCCGTTCAGTTTCTTGCCTTGTTGAACCGAAG CATGATGCCAATGCAGTGATTTGTGATACTGGATTGAGTTCCCAGTTGAAATCCGCAGCATATGCTGCTGTAAAGAAAATGGCAGGCGAAGATGTAGGTGAAGTACCTGTGCTAATGAGTGGAGCTGGACACGATGCAATGGCAATGTCTCATCTAGCAAAG GTTGGCATGTTGTTTGTTCGTTGTCGTGGAGGAATAAGTCACTCCCCTGAAGAACATGTATTAGATGATGATGTCTGGGCAGCTGGTTTGGCAATCCTGTCATATTTGGAAACTCAAATGTAA
- the LOC141673398 gene encoding secreted RxLR effector protein 161-like, which translates to MDVSNVFLHGNLDEVVYMKLPQGYTGMGSRISADSATAIAVSIIQLRYTLELLHEFGMSLASPLKFPMDSHLKLTPTTGTPFTDPHEYQRMIGKLIYLTVTRPDITFPAHVLSQYMHHPTDAHVAAAKKLLCYLMSNPAQGILLTSASSIAIQAYSDNDWANCPVTRGSTSGFCLLPVDSPVRWKFKKQNVVARSTAEAEYRAMALTTCEITWLTVLLKDMGMSYLPPATLNCDNQATLSIAANPVIHEHT; encoded by the exons ATGGATGTGTCCAACGTCTTCTTACATGGCAACTTAGATgaagtagtttatatgaagcTCCCACAAGGCTATACAGGCATGGGGTCTCGAATTTCTGCAGATTCTGCCACTGCTATTGCAGTTTCTATAATTCAACTG AGATATACTCTCGAACTTCTACATGAGTTTGGTATGTCTTTAGCTAGTCCACTCAAGTTTCCCATGGATTCTCATCTGAAACTAACTCCAACGACTGGCACACCTTTCACTGATCCTCATGAATATCAACGCATGATTGGAAAATTAATCTATTTGACGGTTACAAGGCCCGACATCACCTTCCCAGCACATGTGTTAAGCCAATATATGCATCATCCAACAGATGCACATGTGGCTGCTGCTAAGAAGCTACTTTGTTACCTTATGAGTAACCCTGCTCAAGGCATTTTGCTGACTTCTGCATCCTCAATTGCTATTCAAGCATACTCGGACAATGATTGGGCTAACTGTCCAGTGACTCGTGGGTCCACATCTGGCTTCTGTCTTCTCCCGGTTGACTCTCCTGTTCGTTGGAAGTTCAAAAAACAAAATGTAGTGGCTCGTTCAACTGCCGAAGCAGAGTATCGCGCCATGGCTTTGACTACGTGCGAAATTACTTGGCTCACAGTTCTTCTAAAAGACATGGGCATGTCTTATCTTCCTCCTGCAACCTTGAATTGTGATAACCAAGCAACATTGTCTATTGCAGCAAACCCGGTTATACATGAACACACATAA